One Rosa chinensis cultivar Old Blush chromosome 5, RchiOBHm-V2, whole genome shotgun sequence genomic region harbors:
- the LOC112202177 gene encoding scarecrow-like protein 14 has protein sequence MDPRFSEFPNFNDQTLLPDMLNEYPSSHPFEDLSFLDPNPSNYALSSSFAPEGDDGEFSGSVLKYINQVLMEEDMELKPCMFHDPLALQATEESLYEAIGGKYPTSQDQNPICTDQNVHGNGNGNGNGMVGCELMVPDVICKNELLVQFNRGAEEGSKFLPRGQLVSAEGNKPYAVADRKAGDAVVMTQKNGSEHFCVSSRGKKNHRREEIDLEDGRCNKQSAVYMDDEEGELSDIFDKVLLSKPIKSKDDQVSQNGANNGLQQDGQSVGIGNGKVCGKNQGNKKEVIDLRALLISCAEAVSVDDRETASELLKQIMQHSSPFGDYTQRLAHCFANALEARLAGTGTQTYTALSTKRMSAADTLKFYQAYIAVCPFMKMLMVFANHMILKAAEKAETLHIIDFGILYGFQWPALIHCLSRRPGGPPKLRITGVELPLSGFRPEERVQETGHRLSKYCKRFNVPFEYCAIAKKWETLQFDDLKVQRNEVLAVNCLCRFKYLLDETVVVNSPRDIVLNLIRKLNPDVFVQSVVNGSHQFPFFVPRFREALFHFSALFDMLDNNLPPDDQMRLGFEKEFIGREVVNIVACEGSQRIVRPETYKQWQIRNMRAGFRQLPLDHEVMNKIKDTVKMGYHPYFVVDEDGHWMLQGWKGRIMFASACWAPSRT, from the coding sequence ATGGATCCACGTTTCTCTGAATTTCCCAATTTTAATGATCAAACCCTTTTGCCTGATATGTTGAATGAGTACCCAAGTAGTCATCCTTTTGAAGATCTTAGCTTTTTGGACCCAAATCCTAGTAACTATGCTCTATCATCAAGCTTTGCCCCTGAGGGAGATGACGGTGAGTTTTCTGGTAGTGTGCTCAAGTACATAAACCAGGTGCTTATGGAGGAGGACATGGAATTAAAACCCTGTATGTTCCATGACCCTTTGGCTCTTCAAGCCACTGAGGAGTCTCTTTATGAGGCTATTGGAGGGAAGTACCCAACTTCCCAAGACCAAAACCCTATTTGTACCGATCAAAATGTGCATGGAAATGGGAATGGGAATGGGAATGGGATGGTGGGTTGTGAGCTTATGGTTCCTGATGTAATTTGTAAGAATGAACTGTTAGTGCAATTTAACCGAGGGGCAGAGGAGGGTAGTAAGTTTCTTCCTAGAGGTCAATTGGTTAGTGCGGAGGGCAACAAGCCGTATGCTGTGGCGGATAGAAAGGCTGGAGATGCGGTAGTTATGACGCAGAAGAATGGCAGCGAGCATTTTTGTGTTAGTTCAAGAGGAAAGAAGAATCATCGGAGGGAGGAGATAGATttggaggatgggaggtgtaACAAGCAATCGGCGGTTTATATGGATGATGAGGAGGGTGAGCTGTCTGATATTTTTGACAAGGTGTTGCTCTCCAAGCCTATCAAGAGTAAAGACGATCAAGTCAGTCAGAATGGAGCAAACAATGGCTTGCAGCAGGATGGGCAATCTGTTGGAATTGGTAATGGGAAGGTTTGCGGCAAGAATCAAGGCAACAAGAAGGAAGTGATAGATTTGAGGGCTCTTCTGATTTCATGTGCAGAAGCTGTATCTGTTGATGATCGCGAGACTGCTAGTGAGCTACTAAAGCAGATTATGCAGCACTCTTCCCCATTTGGTGATTATACTCAGAGGTTGGCTCATTGCTTTGCAAATGCTCTTGAAGCACGGTTGGCTGGCACCGGAACTCAAACATATACTGCTTTATCTACTAAACGAATGTCAGCTGCTGATACGCTGAAGTTTTACCAAGCTTACATTGCAGTCTGCCCGTTCATGAAGATGTTGATGGTCTTTGCAAACCATATGATTTTAAAAGCTGCTGAGAAAGCAGAAACACTACATATAATAGACTTTGGTATCCTTTATGGTTTTCAATGGCCTGCTCTCATTCATTGCCTCTCAAGAAGACCTGGTGGACCTCCTAAATTACGTATTACAGGGGTAGAGCTTCCCTTAAGTGGTTTTCGACCAGAAGAAAGAGTCCAAGAGACAGGGCATCGGCTTTCAAAATATTGTAAGCGATTTAATGTTCCTTTTGAGTACTGTGCCATAGCCAAAAAATGGGAAACTCTCCAATTTGATGACCTTAAAGTTCAAAGAAACGAGGTGCTTGCTGTTAATTGTCTGTGCCGATTTAAGTACCTCCTTGATGAGACAGTTGTGGTAAACAGTCCAAGGGATATTGTTCTAAATTTAATTAGGAAGTTGAATCCTGATGTCTTTGTTCAAAGTGTTGTTAATGGATCCCATCAGTTTCCCTTCTTTGTTCCACGCTTCCGAGAGGCACTATTCCACTTCTCTGCATTGTTTGATATGTTGGATAACAATTTGCCTCCTGACGATCAGATGAGATTGGGGTTTGAGAAAGAGTTTATTGGACGTGAAGTTGTGAATATAGTGGCTTGTGAGGGCTCTCAAAGAATTGTTAGGCCAGAAACATACAAGCAGTGGCAGATTCGAAACATGAGGGCTGGGTTCAGACAGCTGCCATTGGACCATGAAGTCATGAACAAAATAAAGGATACGGTAAAAATGGGGTACCACccttattttgttgttgatgaagATGGCCACTGGATGCTGCAGGGATGGAAGGGCAGAATTATGTTTGCTTCTGCCTGTTGGGCACCATCTAGGACTTGA